One genomic region from Phragmites australis chromosome 1, lpPhrAust1.1, whole genome shotgun sequence encodes:
- the LOC133916797 gene encoding plastidic ATP/ADP-transporter-like, with protein MESLALLHAKPALPPRAGLRLPLPRLRASLSPAAKPALQSPLLASRGPLLPRHDVVLGHGFLKRRASAGGGVSCGAQAAAGAVPAAQPEEGGRKFLGVDVKTLKKIVPLGLMFFCILFNYTILRDTKDVLVVTAKGSSAEIIPFLKTWVNLPMAIGFMLLYTKLSNVLSREALFYTVIFPFIAFFGAFAFVLYPLRNIIHPTALADKLLAALGPSFLGPVAILRIWSFCLFYVMAELWGSVVISVLFWGFANQITTVDEAKEFYPLFGLGANIALIFSGRTVKYFSNLRKTLGPGIDGWEVSLKGMMSIVVLLGLVITAIYWGVNKVVLNDPSLPKSDRKKKDKPKLGMKESLKVLLSSRYVRDLATLVVAYGISINLVEVTWKSKLKAQFPSPNEYSSFMGDFSTATGIATFTMMLLGRIIFRKFGWGVAAMITPTVLLLTGVAFFSLILFGHPLTPMLATMGMTPLLAAVYVGAMQNIFSKSAKYSLFDPCKEMAYIPLDEDMKVKGKAAIDVVCNPLGKSGGALIQQFMILTFGSLANSTPYLGGILLVIVLAWLGAASSLDKQFTSLAKEDIKKEKASKEKVDPLLLKEAPVEGTDGLVEQTNGSLTSETTGTKSSTSNSSPIH; from the exons ATGGAGTCGCTCGCTCTCCTCCACGCCAAGCCCGCCCTTCCTCCCCGCGCCGGCCTGcgcctcccgctcccgcgcctgCGCGCCTCCCTCTCCCCTGCCGCCAAGCCCGCGCTCCAATCTCCGCTCCTCGCGTCGAGAGGCCCCCTCCTCCCGCGACACGATGTGGTTCTGGGCCACGGGTTCCTGAAGCGGAGGGCCAGCGCTGGCGGTGGCGTGTCTTGCGGCgcgcaggcggcggcgggggcggtgCCGGCGGCGCAGCCGGAGGAGGGTGGCAGGAAGTTTCTCGGCGTAGACGTGAAGACGCTCAAGAAGATCGTGCCTCTGGGGCTGATGTTCTTCTGCATCCTCTTCAACTACACGATCCTGCGGGACACGAAGGACGTGCTGGTGGTCACCGCTAAGGGGAGCAGCGCCGAGATCATCCCCTTCCTCAAGACCTGGGTCAACCTGCCCATGGCCATCGGCTTCATGCTGCTCTACACAAAGCTCTCCAACGTGCTCTCACGGGAGGCGCTCTTTTACACCGTCATCTTCCCCTTCATCGCCTTCTTCGGCGCCTTCGCCTTCGTGCTCTACCCGCTCAGGAATATCATCCATCCTACCGCGCTCGCCGACAAGCTTCTTGCCGCGCTCGGGCCGAGCTTTCTCGGCCCGGTGGCCATATTAAGGATTTGGAGCTTTTGCTTGTTCTATGTCATGGCCGAGCTGTGGGGCAGCGTCGTCATCTCGGTCCTATTCTGGGGATTCGCCAACCAG attaCCACAGTTGATGAAGCAAAAGAATTCTACCCTTTATTTGGCCTTGGGGCTAATATTGCCCTTATCTTTTCTGGGCGTACTGTGAAGTATTTCTCAAATTTGCGCAAGACATTGGGTCCAGGAATTGATGGTTGGGAGGTATCTTTGAAAGGAATGATGAGCATAGTGGTActtcttggacttgtcataACTGCCATCTATTGGGGAGTGAACAAGGTTGTTTTGAATGATCCTTCACTTCCAAAGTCTGATCGCAAGAAAAAG GACAAGCCTAAGCTTGGCATGAAAGAGAGTTTGAAGGTCCTGCTCTCCTCGAGATATGTGAGGGACCTAGCTACCTTAGTTGTTGCTTATGGCATTAGTATCAATCTTGTGGAAGTCACATGGAAATCAAAGCTCAAGGCACAG TTTCCCAGTCCGAACGAATATTCATCTTTCATGGGTGATTTCTCGACCGCAACTGGGATTGCAACCTTCACAATGATGCTGTTAGGCCGAATTATATTCCGGAAATTTGGCTGGGGGGTGGCTGCGATGATCACTCCCACAGTTCTGTTGCTGACTGGTGTTGCTTTCTTCTCTCTGATTTTGTTTGGACATCCACTGACTCCTATGCTTGCCACAATGGGTATGACTCCCCTTCTGGCAGCCGTTTATGTGGGTGCCATGCAGAACATATTTAGCAAGAGTGCAAAGTACAGTTTATTTGATCCATGCAAGGAAATGGCATATATTCCTTTGGATGAAGATATGAAG GTGAAAGGAAAGGCAGCCATTGATGTTGTATGCAACCCATTGGGAAAGTCCGGTGGTGCACTGATCCAACAATTCATGATCCTGACGTTCGGTTCTTTGGCAAACTCAACTCCATACCTTGGCGGCATACTGTTGGTCATTGTACTCGCGTGGCTAGGTGCGGCAAGTTCACTGGACAAGCAATTCACTAGCTTGGCCAAGGAagatatcaagaaggagaaggctTCCAAAGAGAAAGTAGACCCCTTGCTTCTCAAGGAGGCGCCTGTGGAGGGCACTGATGGACTGGTGGAGCAAACAAATGGATCTCTAACGAGTGAAACAACAGGAACCAAGAGCTCGACATCGAACTCATCTCCAATTCATTAG